Proteins from a single region of Mesotoga sp. BH458_6_3_2_1:
- a CDS encoding cyclase family protein, which produces MRKFVDLTRVVEDNQPVYPGDDPTRLCRSRVLNEDGYNNHRLEISMHSGTHIDGPMHLTQSDLYVDQIEINRLIGKGVLIDVRGETEIAMKSQYEDAISEDSIVLFWTGRDSLFGSEDYFLKNPFLTSELAEFLVERRTRMVGFDSSSPDRYPYDIHGILFGGGCLIAENLTGLENLSDSKELEVFAIPLKIHADSSIARIFAAVR; this is translated from the coding sequence GTGAGGAAGTTTGTCGATTTGACCAGAGTTGTCGAAGATAACCAGCCAGTGTATCCTGGTGACGATCCCACAAGGTTGTGCAGGTCGAGAGTCTTGAACGAAGATGGATACAACAATCACAGACTAGAAATAAGTATGCACTCGGGAACCCACATAGACGGTCCCATGCATCTCACCCAATCGGATCTCTATGTAGATCAGATCGAGATCAACAGACTTATTGGCAAGGGAGTCCTTATTGATGTGAGAGGAGAGACAGAGATAGCAATGAAGTCTCAGTATGAAGATGCGATCTCTGAAGACTCGATTGTTCTTTTCTGGACTGGTCGGGATTCACTGTTTGGCAGCGAGGACTATTTCTTGAAGAACCCATTCCTTACTTCCGAACTGGCTGAATTTCTGGTAGAGCGCAGAACAAGAATGGTTGGCTTCGACTCATCTTCTCCGGATCGATACCCTTACGATATCCACGGAATTCTTTTCGGTGGAGGCTGTCTCATCGCAGAGAACCTGACCGGTCTTGAAAACCTGTCGGATTCGAAAGAGCTGGAAGTCTTCGCGATTCCGTTGAAGATCCATGCTGATTCCTCTATAGCCCGAATCTTTGCCGCAGTCAGATAG
- a CDS encoding MBL fold metallo-hydrolase, producing the protein MKIQAVGSRGVLFTFQDGDSPMGGETSVYLIEGVDRFYLCDTFLGSRFMNVVKDRIKESPRKDLVIFNSHSDYDHVWGNGAFEGCEIVAHELARKRMEERWDYDFENLERFRDGDVLKRLPSITFSDRLVFEDDEIEFRYMPGHTLCSSVCIDRRDSVIFVGDLVEDPLPLTLWRDLVTFTESLKTILKMSYRTVISGHSGIVGDNLVRRNLEYLKVLFLGEEIDVEEGEETHSFNTKYLEFLHYEDMARKILGDRFDFVQFKREFWQMLGVERKSLKFESRLIRQTPSERLEEIWPQYEELLMNRKYFE; encoded by the coding sequence TTGAAGATTCAGGCAGTCGGCAGCAGGGGAGTTTTGTTTACCTTTCAGGACGGAGATTCACCGATGGGTGGGGAAACGTCTGTCTATTTAATAGAAGGGGTAGACCGCTTTTATTTGTGTGATACGTTTCTTGGAAGTAGATTTATGAACGTTGTTAAGGATCGAATTAAAGAAAGTCCCAGAAAGGATCTCGTGATCTTTAACTCACATTCTGATTATGACCACGTCTGGGGGAACGGAGCGTTCGAGGGGTGCGAAATCGTTGCCCATGAACTTGCAAGAAAAAGAATGGAAGAAAGATGGGACTACGATTTCGAAAATCTGGAAAGATTTCGCGACGGAGATGTTCTGAAAAGACTTCCAAGTATCACCTTCAGTGATCGGTTGGTCTTTGAAGATGACGAAATAGAATTTCGTTATATGCCGGGACACACTCTCTGTTCTTCGGTATGTATCGACAGAAGGGATTCGGTAATCTTCGTAGGAGATCTTGTTGAAGATCCTTTACCACTTACTCTCTGGAGAGATCTGGTAACCTTCACGGAGAGTTTGAAGACTATACTTAAGATGTCGTATCGGACCGTAATTTCTGGACACTCCGGAATCGTCGGCGACAATCTCGTGAGAAGGAATCTGGAGTATCTGAAGGTTCTTTTCCTTGGTGAAGAAATAGATGTTGAAGAAGGCGAAGAGACACATTCCTTCAACACAAAGTATCTCGAGTTTCTGCATTATGAAGATATGGCAAGAAAAATTCTTGGCGATAGGTTTGACTTCGTGCAGTTCAAGAGAGAGTTTTGGCAGATGCTCGGAGTCGAAAGGAAATCTTTGAAATTTGAATCGAGATTGATCCGGCAGACTCCTTCTGAAAGACTTGAAGAGATCTGGCCGCAATATGAAGAGCTTTTGATGAATAGAAAGTATTTCGAATGA
- the dctP gene encoding TRAP transporter substrate-binding protein DctP yields the protein MRRMKLVSVFLLVSLILLGGSVFSEVPEISLEEILKWTSAETNEDPYKRENMEARGFYPDGEQEVPEFYNFAANVPPVKDNPDNLEAVTLENMEARGFYREGEEYEDPQFYYFASSAASSREGDEPVEAVDGFYREGEEEEEYSIFISAFTSAPVDNIKVEAMKVFASTVNTLSRGDIYVRIFHTNNHGPEELLSGVINGMEVMAFDCSLCTIADLLFLPELSIFSAAYLFEDAEHMDKAMESGIMTELLDRAAANSGVRVLDNWYSGSHHLFLNETISGIEDPSQLEGLRLCSSCYQGSFDACKALGASPVYMGQSTLEDAMSCGSIQGAEMLLECVTAEECIDSIKTIILTGHQIESVNPTISEATWKRLSEEQRGWILEALHTARSYMETEVLALEAEIIGELAQKYGVQVLIPCKDGLLQQAATYYSQNRFSAVWGEDAYVRMHSASEGM from the coding sequence ATGAGAAGAATGAAGCTAGTATCAGTCTTTCTCTTAGTCTCACTAATACTGCTTGGCGGATCGGTTTTTTCCGAGGTTCCAGAAATCTCTCTCGAGGAGATACTCAAATGGACTTCGGCTGAAACAAACGAAGATCCATATAAAAGAGAAAACATGGAGGCAAGAGGATTCTACCCGGATGGAGAACAAGAAGTGCCTGAGTTCTACAACTTCGCAGCAAATGTCCCCCCTGTCAAGGATAATCCGGATAACCTGGAAGCAGTCACTCTAGAAAACATGGAGGCGAGAGGATTCTACAGAGAAGGAGAGGAATACGAAGATCCCCAGTTCTACTATTTTGCATCTTCGGCAGCTTCATCCAGGGAAGGAGATGAACCAGTAGAAGCCGTCGATGGCTTCTACAGAGAAGGGGAGGAAGAAGAGGAGTACAGCATATTCATAAGCGCCTTTACCTCTGCTCCCGTGGATAATATTAAAGTTGAAGCGATGAAGGTCTTCGCAAGCACCGTAAACACTCTTAGCAGAGGCGACATTTACGTCAGGATCTTTCATACTAATAACCACGGCCCCGAAGAACTTCTTTCCGGTGTAATCAACGGAATGGAAGTAATGGCATTCGACTGCAGCCTGTGCACAATTGCCGACCTGCTCTTCCTTCCTGAACTCTCGATCTTCTCTGCAGCTTACCTCTTCGAGGATGCGGAACACATGGACAAGGCCATGGAGAGCGGAATCATGACAGAGCTTCTCGATAGAGCCGCAGCAAACTCCGGAGTTAGGGTGCTCGACAACTGGTACAGCGGTAGTCATCATCTCTTCCTAAACGAAACCATAAGCGGTATCGAAGATCCTTCGCAACTAGAAGGGCTGAGACTCTGCTCAAGCTGTTACCAGGGCTCATTCGACGCCTGCAAAGCTCTTGGCGCATCTCCCGTCTATATGGGTCAGAGCACTCTCGAAGATGCGATGAGCTGCGGCTCGATTCAGGGCGCGGAAATGCTCCTTGAATGCGTTACAGCTGAAGAGTGCATTGATTCGATAAAGACCATCATACTTACCGGCCATCAAATCGAATCGGTAAACCCGACAATTAGCGAGGCCACATGGAAGAGACTGAGCGAAGAGCAAAGAGGGTGGATTCTCGAGGCACTGCACACGGCGAGATCATACATGGAAACCGAAGTTCTAGCGCTTGAAGCCGAAATAATCGGCGAACTCGCCCAGAAATACGGTGTCCAGGTCTTGATACCCTGTAAGGATGGGTTGCTCCAGCAGGCGGCAACCTACTACTCCCAGAATCGCTTCTCTGCCGTGTGGGGCGAAGATGCATACGTCCGAATGCACTCGGCCTCGGAAGGGATGTAA
- a CDS encoding MATE family efflux transporter encodes MRFRSSEERARAMGTMKIPSLLIGLSIPSIIAMLTNAIYNLVDTFFIGRIGTSAVGAVAVAFPIFNLIGAVGLTYGVGAASYVSRLLGAGDKRQADKAASTALFTSFATGIAFTILGLIFLDPLLTAFGATETIMEYAREYTMIIIMGSIFTMMNMTMNNLVRAEGNAQRFMVAMVSGALLNVALDPVFIFGFGMGITGAAVATVISQSISTIIILEYFVRKKSYTNLSIRLYRFSLQIYSEIFKIGLPTFLRQSLSSFAVALLNNAAGNYGDHAVAAVGITMRVLMLGMMVLFGYGQAFQPVAGYNYGAKKFSRVFEALRFSVIVTTVFASVFAIIGLTIPDSIISIFSNDPEVIDVGSRAFRAVNIFFPTFGFVITFTVLFQALGKGFAAGLLSMSKQGFFLIPAVIFLPRFFGLNGVIYSQTVADFFTLFVAAILAVAIVKKLKVQSRELSLAEKGGQ; translated from the coding sequence TTGAGATTCAGAAGTTCCGAAGAAAGAGCGAGAGCAATGGGGACGATGAAGATCCCTTCGCTTCTCATAGGTCTTTCGATTCCTTCAATAATTGCAATGTTGACAAATGCTATCTACAATCTTGTCGATACTTTCTTCATTGGGCGGATAGGCACAAGCGCCGTAGGCGCAGTTGCAGTTGCCTTTCCCATATTCAATCTCATAGGAGCCGTCGGCCTGACGTACGGTGTGGGGGCCGCTTCATATGTTTCGCGTCTACTTGGTGCCGGAGATAAGAGGCAAGCCGATAAAGCAGCATCCACGGCTCTCTTTACAAGTTTTGCCACGGGAATTGCCTTCACAATACTGGGGCTTATATTCCTTGATCCTCTTCTTACCGCTTTTGGAGCTACCGAGACTATTATGGAGTACGCGAGGGAATACACAATGATAATTATCATGGGGTCGATATTTACCATGATGAACATGACCATGAACAATCTCGTTAGGGCGGAAGGCAACGCCCAGAGATTCATGGTTGCTATGGTTTCTGGAGCTCTTCTCAATGTTGCGCTCGATCCTGTCTTCATCTTCGGATTTGGAATGGGGATCACGGGAGCGGCCGTTGCGACGGTCATCTCTCAGTCTATCTCGACGATTATCATACTCGAGTACTTCGTAAGAAAGAAGAGTTACACAAATCTATCGATAAGACTGTACAGGTTTTCTCTTCAGATATACTCAGAAATCTTCAAAATTGGGCTCCCGACATTCCTTCGGCAATCCTTGTCGAGTTTCGCCGTCGCGCTCTTGAATAACGCTGCTGGAAACTACGGGGACCATGCCGTTGCGGCCGTCGGAATAACAATGAGGGTTCTCATGTTGGGCATGATGGTTCTATTCGGTTACGGTCAAGCCTTTCAACCGGTTGCGGGCTATAATTACGGTGCGAAGAAGTTTTCGAGGGTTTTCGAAGCTCTGAGATTTTCGGTGATCGTGACAACGGTTTTTGCATCGGTTTTTGCCATAATCGGATTGACTATACCGGATTCGATTATCAGCATCTTCAGTAACGATCCCGAAGTGATCGACGTGGGTTCCAGAGCCTTTAGGGCGGTAAACATCTTCTTTCCGACATTCGGCTTCGTCATAACTTTTACAGTCCTATTTCAGGCTCTTGGAAAGGGATTCGCGGCAGGATTGCTGTCGATGTCGAAACAAGGTTTCTTCCTTATCCCGGCAGTAATCTTTTTGCCAAGGTTCTTCGGGCTCAACGGGGTCATTTACTCTCAGACAGTTGCAGATTTCTTTACTCTGTTTGTTGCCGCAATTCTTGCCGTAGCGATTGTCAAGAAACTGAAGGTTCAAAGTAGGGAGCTTTCTCTTGCAGAGAAAGGTGGCCAGTGA
- a CDS encoding isoaspartyl peptidase/L-asparaginase family protein: MKTIIVHGGTGSFKSDKDFDEHRRGVEEAVIHGYSTLEERNSSEEAVIAAVSKMEENPTFNCGRGSVLNYNGQIEMDAAIMDNNLNAGAVSGLKRILHPIMVARAVMEQTDHVLLAGAELEEFVKVLEFPRDDALVVPHRYQQWKGELERIERGEKTRFGKSISLARKAQEYHSTCGAVAIDDHGRMVAGTSTGGMSMKSFGRVGDTPIIGAGTYADSFGAVSATGHGEKIMKLTLSRLVAFFMEQYPAQKAVDIALERARYSECECGLIAIDRYGNIGIGHTSKDMSWAIMKDGHPPLIF; the protein is encoded by the coding sequence ATGAAAACCATCATTGTACACGGCGGTACAGGAAGCTTCAAGAGTGACAAGGACTTCGATGAACACAGGAGAGGAGTTGAAGAAGCAGTCATACATGGGTACTCCACTCTTGAAGAAAGAAACAGCTCTGAAGAAGCCGTAATAGCCGCCGTGTCCAAGATGGAAGAGAACCCTACATTTAATTGCGGCAGGGGATCGGTACTTAACTACAATGGCCAGATTGAAATGGACGCCGCGATAATGGACAATAATCTGAATGCGGGAGCAGTTTCCGGGCTGAAGAGAATTCTGCATCCCATAATGGTGGCACGGGCCGTCATGGAGCAAACCGATCATGTTTTGCTCGCAGGAGCCGAACTAGAGGAATTTGTTAAAGTATTGGAATTTCCCAGAGATGACGCCCTCGTTGTTCCTCACAGATACCAGCAGTGGAAGGGTGAACTGGAAAGAATTGAAAGAGGCGAAAAGACACGTTTTGGGAAAAGCATCTCGCTGGCCAGAAAGGCACAAGAGTATCACTCCACCTGTGGAGCGGTTGCCATAGATGACCATGGAAGAATGGTTGCAGGGACGTCGACAGGCGGAATGTCAATGAAGAGTTTCGGAAGGGTCGGCGATACTCCAATTATCGGTGCAGGAACCTACGCAGACTCATTCGGTGCAGTTTCTGCAACGGGCCATGGAGAAAAGATTATGAAACTCACTCTGAGCAGGCTGGTAGCTTTCTTTATGGAACAGTATCCAGCCCAAAAAGCAGTTGACATAGCTCTGGAGAGAGCAAGATACTCCGAGTGCGAATGCGGTCTAATAGCAATCGATAGGTATGGAAATATCGGGATTGGGCACACTTCAAAAGATATGTCGTGGGCTATAATGAAAGATGGTCATCCGCCGTTGATCTTCTAG
- a CDS encoding MurR/RpiR family transcriptional regulator, with protein sequence MVSEEIARIKDDLSPAYKRIATYILKEYSQVGFMSIEELSSMAGASKASVVRFSRRLGFSGFNELKKSIQSELRRRLSPYEKIATTDLDRAPIENQLKLLAQNEINNLKNTISGIGEEIHKWVESIKSARSIYFGGFGATKNVVSLMQYTISVLQNKPTWLLTGSISDFSYTIKLMDRADVLVVMTFPPYSKEIEYMVDFAGERKVRTLLVTDSIECPIYSRAYSVIVCENNSLLFGNSFVGPVAVAEMIGNFIILSEKQTGMEEMKKLFEVEERGYRAISMEDR encoded by the coding sequence ATGGTATCCGAAGAAATAGCGAGAATCAAAGACGATTTATCTCCAGCTTATAAAAGGATTGCAACCTACATTCTCAAAGAATACTCGCAGGTGGGATTCATGTCCATTGAAGAACTCAGCTCTATGGCAGGCGCGAGCAAGGCATCTGTAGTTAGATTCTCCAGGCGTCTCGGTTTCTCGGGATTCAATGAACTGAAAAAGTCGATCCAGAGTGAACTTAGAAGAAGGCTATCGCCATATGAAAAGATCGCGACTACTGATCTTGACAGAGCTCCTATCGAAAACCAGCTGAAGTTGCTCGCTCAAAATGAGATTAACAATCTCAAAAACACCATCTCCGGAATAGGAGAAGAGATCCATAAATGGGTGGAGTCAATTAAGTCAGCCAGGAGTATCTACTTCGGTGGATTTGGAGCCACAAAGAATGTTGTCTCTCTTATGCAGTACACCATATCAGTTCTACAGAATAAACCAACATGGCTTCTGACGGGGTCAATTTCTGATTTCTCGTATACCATAAAGCTTATGGACAGAGCTGATGTTCTCGTTGTAATGACCTTTCCTCCCTACTCGAAAGAGATAGAATACATGGTCGATTTTGCAGGCGAGAGGAAGGTTCGGACCCTCCTTGTAACGGATTCGATTGAATGTCCTATCTATTCTAGAGCCTATTCGGTAATAGTATGCGAGAACAACTCACTTCTGTTTGGGAATTCCTTCGTTGGACCCGTTGCAGTAGCGGAAATGATAGGGAACTTCATTATCCTAAGTGAGAAACAGACAGGCATGGAGGAAATGAAAAAGCTATTTGAAGTGGAGGAAAGAGGCTACAGAGCTATAAGTATGGAGGACCGGTAG
- a CDS encoding PAS domain S-box protein, translated as MRKEKGSDISEESVLALQERIKELDCLYKIYKSLHKATNSDEAVRLVLDQLAGGFRYPDLVTVRIVIDGRQCSSKDTWHESRTIFSDLIVDGRTVGEIGVSLSDQVKFPGEPFLDEERNLLCAVAVGLSNSLEKISTSQIFRENLERFSFAVEASGEGIWDWNIETGEAFFSKRWKDMLGFSDEEISDHVSEWEKRIHPEDVEEVKSVLNRCFKGDIPFYEKEYRLIGKNGSLVWVRDRARIVSRDSEGKPLRMVGMYTDLTQRRMDEIKLQKLNKLLTLMFRANEFLVHAKDEHSLLKGLCDIVVENGGFPLVWIAFKKSGGKMLTPVAVSGVAKGYPYEVTVAWDNSELSRSAIGKAIKTGRTFISREIDSSPDYLPWKKTVLKYGLKSSIAVPLVIGKEIIGGFVIYSTEEDAFDNEEVRLLEELGEDISYGILSLRLEAQLEHQSGVLSSIRRVNQLIVSATDVEELIKRATELMTGSRGFERCLLVLVENENVKNWAASGFSRTQLLEVDSIFESGEIPPLLRRAMEEEGVISLTGREYNKQCVTSSDLDDLAVFAKGLRIGGNILGAMAVVMKQSFSFSKDERDLFSEIVDDISFAIHKIRIEKNERVLQKRFSLFMDKLPGAVFISDSDLKTSYFNDFAARVFGFKEDWKGKNPEANYPGELGKLILEDDRRTQNGENIVREERVLGTDGKERILYVQKFPIVSEEDKPMVGAIAMDITEWKLAEMALTRLGRVIDLSVNELYIFDPETLRFLQANKGAIENSGYSLEELRKMTPLDLKLEMDRRVFEDIISRLKKEPGSYEVFETVHIRKNGTGYPVEVRLQLHDNEYERVFVAIVLDISERKIAEASVKKSLESLINTLSSLVEARDPYTSGHQKRVSELSTAIARKLFSEDEMHEDIVESIRVAALLHDIGKSAVPTEILTKPVRLNNLEYDLVREHSKKGYDILKEVYFPWPIADIVAQHHERLDGSGYPRGLTGDEIRIEARIIAVADVVEAMSSHRPYRASLGIEAALDEIRQNSGKFYDRRVVEACLELFKEGFQFTE; from the coding sequence GTGAGGAAAGAAAAAGGTAGCGACATTTCAGAAGAATCAGTTCTTGCCCTTCAAGAGAGGATTAAAGAACTTGATTGTCTCTACAAAATCTACAAGTCCCTTCACAAGGCCACTAATTCAGATGAAGCTGTTCGACTGGTTTTGGATCAGCTTGCAGGAGGATTCAGATATCCCGATCTTGTTACCGTAAGAATCGTGATTGATGGGCGACAATGCTCTTCGAAGGATACCTGGCATGAGAGTCGCACCATCTTTTCGGACCTGATTGTGGATGGAAGAACGGTAGGGGAAATCGGAGTCTCCCTCTCAGACCAGGTTAAATTTCCCGGAGAACCATTTCTTGATGAAGAGAGAAACCTTCTCTGCGCAGTGGCAGTCGGTCTATCAAATTCCCTTGAAAAAATCTCTACTAGTCAAATATTTAGGGAGAATCTAGAAAGATTTTCATTTGCTGTTGAAGCTTCTGGGGAAGGCATTTGGGACTGGAATATTGAAACCGGTGAAGCCTTTTTTTCGAAGCGGTGGAAGGACATGCTTGGTTTCTCTGACGAAGAGATCTCTGACCATGTCAGCGAATGGGAGAAGAGAATTCATCCCGAAGATGTTGAAGAGGTGAAGTCAGTTCTCAACAGATGTTTCAAGGGCGATATACCATTCTATGAAAAAGAGTACAGGCTTATAGGGAAGAACGGTTCTCTTGTCTGGGTTCGTGATAGAGCACGAATTGTCTCAAGAGACAGTGAAGGAAAACCCTTGAGGATGGTCGGAATGTACACCGATCTTACCCAGCGCAGGATGGATGAAATCAAACTTCAGAAGCTCAACAAATTGCTCACCCTAATGTTCAGGGCAAACGAATTTCTTGTCCATGCAAAGGATGAACATTCTTTACTTAAGGGACTTTGTGACATCGTGGTCGAAAATGGAGGGTTCCCTCTTGTCTGGATAGCCTTCAAGAAGTCCGGGGGGAAAATGCTGACTCCTGTTGCGGTAAGTGGAGTGGCAAAGGGATATCCCTACGAAGTTACAGTCGCCTGGGATAACAGCGAATTGAGCAGAAGCGCAATAGGAAAAGCCATAAAGACCGGCAGGACATTCATTTCAAGGGAAATCGACAGTTCACCCGACTATCTTCCTTGGAAGAAGACAGTTCTGAAGTACGGGTTGAAGTCATCGATTGCCGTGCCTCTTGTTATTGGAAAAGAGATTATCGGCGGCTTTGTTATTTATTCCACGGAGGAAGATGCATTTGATAATGAGGAGGTTCGCCTTCTTGAAGAGCTCGGCGAAGATATCTCCTATGGAATACTGTCACTGAGACTAGAGGCTCAGCTAGAGCATCAGAGCGGTGTTCTATCATCTATTAGAAGAGTAAACCAGCTGATAGTATCGGCAACCGATGTTGAAGAGTTGATTAAAAGAGCGACGGAGCTTATGACGGGTTCCCGCGGTTTCGAAAGATGTCTTCTTGTTCTAGTTGAGAATGAAAATGTGAAGAACTGGGCCGCTTCTGGCTTCAGCAGAACGCAGCTGCTCGAAGTCGACTCGATCTTCGAGTCGGGAGAAATTCCTCCTCTTTTGAGAAGGGCAATGGAAGAAGAAGGAGTGATCTCCTTAACTGGAAGAGAGTACAACAAACAATGCGTAACAAGCAGCGATTTAGATGATCTTGCAGTCTTCGCGAAAGGGCTCAGAATCGGTGGCAATATCCTGGGTGCTATGGCCGTAGTTATGAAACAGAGCTTCTCTTTTTCGAAGGATGAAAGAGATCTCTTTTCCGAAATCGTGGATGATATTTCTTTTGCGATTCATAAGATAAGAATTGAGAAGAACGAGAGAGTTCTTCAGAAGAGGTTTTCTCTTTTCATGGATAAACTGCCCGGAGCCGTATTCATTTCTGATAGTGACCTGAAGACTTCATACTTCAATGACTTCGCAGCCAGAGTCTTTGGTTTCAAAGAAGACTGGAAAGGAAAGAATCCCGAAGCCAACTATCCCGGAGAACTCGGCAAGCTAATACTCGAAGATGACAGGAGGACTCAGAACGGGGAAAACATCGTGAGGGAAGAGAGGGTACTCGGTACCGACGGCAAGGAAAGGATCCTCTATGTTCAGAAGTTTCCAATTGTTTCAGAAGAGGATAAACCCATGGTCGGTGCAATCGCCATGGATATTACCGAATGGAAGCTCGCAGAGATGGCCCTCACCAGATTGGGAAGAGTCATAGATCTTTCAGTGAATGAGCTATATATATTCGATCCAGAGACTCTGAGATTTCTGCAAGCGAACAAGGGTGCTATAGAGAATTCAGGGTACTCTCTTGAAGAGTTGCGAAAGATGACTCCACTGGATCTGAAGTTGGAGATGGACAGAAGGGTCTTCGAAGACATTATCTCCAGACTCAAAAAAGAGCCTGGAAGTTACGAGGTCTTCGAAACCGTTCATATAAGAAAGAATGGAACCGGGTATCCCGTCGAAGTAAGACTGCAGCTTCACGACAACGAATATGAACGTGTCTTTGTTGCCATTGTTTTGGATATCTCCGAGAGAAAGATCGCCGAGGCGTCAGTCAAGAAGAGCCTTGAGTCACTTATAAATACTTTGTCTTCCCTTGTTGAAGCGAGGGATCCCTACACTTCCGGCCATCAGAAACGTGTAAGCGAGCTTTCGACAGCAATAGCGAGAAAGCTGTTTTCTGAGGATGAGATGCATGAAGATATCGTTGAATCGATAAGGGTAGCCGCTTTGCTTCATGACATAGGGAAAAGCGCAGTGCCCACTGAAATACTGACGAAGCCGGTAAGACTGAACAATCTCGAATACGATTTAGTTAGAGAGCATTCAAAGAAGGGGTACGACATACTGAAAGAGGTTTACTTCCCATGGCCGATCGCCGATATCGTTGCTCAACACCATGAGAGACTTGATGGATCCGGATATCCCAGAGGATTAACGGGCGATGAAATCAGAATAGAGGCCCGTATTATTGCCGTTGCCGATGTAGTTGAGGCAATGTCTTCTCACAGACCTTATAGAGCATCTCTTGGAATAGAGGCGGCACTGGATGAAATACGGCAAAACTCTGGAAAGTTCTACGATCGCAGAGTCGTCGAAGCCTGCCTTGAGCTTTTCAAAGAGGGGTTTCAATTCACCGAGTAA
- a CDS encoding 4Fe-4S binding protein, translated as MSNKKATTLRVIVEIIFLALFLFLLRNKDLQRWFLIFGIGLLGAIFLGRVYCGWICPMETLFRPINWLYSKLKIKRLKTPAVFKNNIFRWTVLVLFVMLMVAVKAFRIRMNLLLYITAFSVLVTLVFEEEFWHRYICPFGTLLSIFSRNPLFGMRVEKTSCVSCGICQRVCPVSAIEKEDDGMKIDTSECLVCLKCKEKCPKTSITYSRSK; from the coding sequence ATGTCAAACAAAAAAGCCACAACTCTCAGAGTAATAGTGGAGATAATTTTTCTTGCACTCTTCTTATTCTTGTTGAGAAACAAGGATTTACAGAGGTGGTTCCTGATATTCGGAATCGGTCTCTTAGGAGCTATTTTTCTGGGAAGAGTCTATTGCGGATGGATATGTCCAATGGAGACATTATTCAGACCCATCAACTGGTTGTACTCTAAACTGAAGATTAAGAGACTCAAAACACCCGCAGTATTCAAGAACAACATATTTAGGTGGACTGTACTGGTGCTCTTCGTCATGCTCATGGTAGCCGTTAAGGCTTTTAGAATCAGGATGAACCTGCTTCTGTACATCACCGCTTTCTCAGTCTTAGTTACTCTGGTATTCGAAGAGGAATTCTGGCACAGATATATATGTCCCTTCGGAACACTTCTATCAATATTCTCAAGAAACCCGCTCTTTGGAATGAGAGTCGAAAAAACATCATGCGTTTCCTGTGGGATCTGTCAAAGAGTTTGCCCTGTAAGTGCGATTGAAAAAGAGGATGATGGTATGAAGATAGACACTTCAGAGTGCTTAGTATGCCTGAAGTGCAAGGAAAAATGTCCCAAGACCTCGATAACATATTCAAGGTCGAAATGA
- a CDS encoding GNAT family N-acetyltransferase: MKKIDGSEWKRLLPFLYRRKELNMFIIGDIENTSPDSKHLEIFLEGNFEHPDGILLRYYKFFVLADTDRTDFKEAAEIIRRYKRAMMLSGTVGGIDAISSHLSDLLKEEDTLHFAILKEPSLIEPIHKVRRATMKDALRLLAFLGSIEEFHATEEESFIDTLRDGSTRRYMIEDGSEIVATAASTSESSDMAMIIGVATRKDFRGRGLASAVVSRLCEDLLAEGKIPCLLYDNPEAGRIYNRLGFREIGKLKTLRFRKQ; this comes from the coding sequence TTGAAGAAGATCGACGGAAGTGAATGGAAGAGACTCCTTCCTTTTCTGTACAGAAGAAAGGAGCTGAACATGTTCATAATAGGAGATATTGAGAATACAAGTCCAGATTCAAAGCATTTGGAAATCTTCCTTGAAGGAAACTTCGAACACCCTGACGGGATCCTACTTCGGTACTACAAATTCTTCGTTCTTGCAGATACTGATAGAACGGATTTCAAAGAAGCAGCCGAAATCATAAGGAGGTACAAGAGGGCAATGATGTTGAGTGGTACAGTTGGTGGGATAGATGCTATTTCTTCGCATTTGAGTGACTTGCTCAAGGAAGAGGACACGCTACATTTCGCAATTCTGAAAGAACCCAGTCTCATAGAGCCAATACATAAGGTAAGAAGGGCAACGATGAAAGATGCTTTGAGACTCCTTGCTTTTCTTGGTTCCATAGAGGAGTTTCACGCTACGGAAGAAGAGTCCTTCATTGACACGCTGAGAGACGGTAGCACCCGAAGATACATGATTGAAGATGGGAGCGAGATCGTGGCTACGGCCGCCAGTACTTCAGAGAGTTCTGACATGGCAATGATAATTGGCGTTGCAACAAGAAAGGATTTCAGAGGGCGGGGTCTTGCTTCGGCCGTTGTATCTAGGCTATGTGAAGATTTACTCGCCGAGGGAAAGATACCGTGCTTGCTATACGACAATCCAGAGGCGGGAAGGATCTATAATCGGCTGGGTTTCAGAGAGATTGGCAAGCTGAAAACACTCAGGTTCAGAAAACAATAA